In the genome of Hydractinia symbiolongicarpus strain clone_291-10 chromosome 5, HSymV2.1, whole genome shotgun sequence, one region contains:
- the LOC130645777 gene encoding probable small nuclear ribonucleoprotein G, with protein sequence MSKTNPPELKKYMDKRLCLKLNGNRSVTGVLRGFDPFMNLVIDEATEEVNAQQKNDIGMVVIRGNSVVLMEALDRI encoded by the exons ATGTCTAAAACTAATCCTCCTGAGCTAAAGAA gtaCATGGACAAGCGATTGTGTT tgaaGTTAAATGGTAATCGCTCTGTGACTGGTGTTTTACGTGGTTTCGACCCGTTTATGAATTTGGTGATTGATGAAGCAACAGAAGAAGTCAATGCTCAACAGAAAAATGACATCGGAATGGTA GTTATCAGAGGAAACAGTGTTGTATTGATGGAAGCGCTAGATAGGATATGA